The following is a genomic window from Halichoerus grypus chromosome 5, mHalGry1.hap1.1, whole genome shotgun sequence.
CAACACGGCCTGAATGTTAGGCAGAACGCCGCCCTGGGCGATGGTGACTTTGCCCAACAGCTTGTTCAGCTCCTCGTCGTTGCGGATGGCCAGCTGGAGGTGGCGGGGGATGATGCGCGTCTTCTTGTTGTCTCGGGCCGCGTTCCCCGCCAGCTCCAGGATTTCCGCCGTCAGGTACTCCAGCACCGCCGCCATGTACACCGGCGCGCCGGCCCCCACCCGCTCGGCGTAGTTGCCCTTGCGCAGCAGGCGGTGCACTCGGCCCACCGGGAACTGCAGGCCGGCGCGGGACGAGCGCGACTTGGCCTTGGCGCGGGCCTTGCCTCCTTGCTTGCCACGACCAGACATGACAGCGACGCGACGCTCGCGGCCAACACCTCCCGCTTGACGACCGAGAAAGTCGCCGCAAAGCGCCCCGCTTCACCCTTTTATAGGCAGAACCCGGATTGTCTACGGAGCACTTCGATTGGCTCAAGCAGATCTTTGTCCTGACGGCCAATAGGGCGGCTCGGCCAGAATCCGCTCATTTACATAATCTCGTCCCCCGCGCAGGAGCGCCGCCGAAAAATCGCGAATCACGACGCGGCGTAACCAGAGCCTTAATTTGCCTACGGCCTCTTTAAGGACCGAGGCGCTTCCGGTAGCCTGGGCCTTACTGTGCTGCGTGCTTTTCTGGTCCGCGCTTGTCTGTCGCTCGCGCTTCCCGCTATGCCCGAGCCGGCAAAATCCGCTCCCGCGCCCAAGAAGGGCTCCAAGAAAGCGGTCACCAAAGCCCAGAAGAAGGACGGCAAGAAGCGCAAGCGCAGCCGCAAGGAGAGTTACTCCATCTACGTGTACAAGGTGCTCAAGCAGGTGCACCCCGACACCGGCATCTCGTCCAAGGCCATGGGCATCATGAACTCCTTCGTCAAcg
Proteins encoded in this region:
- the LOC118539647 gene encoding histone H2A type 2-A; this encodes MSGRGKQGGKARAKAKSRSSRAGLQFPVGRVHRLLRKGNYAERVGAGAPVYMAAVLEYLTAEILELAGNAARDNKKTRIIPRHLQLAIRNDEELNKLLGKVTIAQGGVLPNIQAVLLPKKTESHHKAKGK
- the LOC118539652 gene encoding histone H2B type 2-E; amino-acid sequence: MPEPAKSAPAPKKGSKKAVTKAQKKDGKKRKRSRKESYSIYVYKVLKQVHPDTGISSKAMGIMNSFVNDIFERIAGEASRLAHYNKRSTITSREIQTAVRLLLPGELAKHAVSEGTKAVTKYTSSK